A genomic region of Mycobacterium sp. Aquia_213 contains the following coding sequences:
- the thyX gene encoding FAD-dependent thymidylate synthase has translation MAETAPLRVQLIAKTEFLAPPDVPWTTDADGGPALVEFAGRACYQSWSKPNPKTATNAGYIKHIIDVGHFSVLEHANVSFYITGISRSLTHELIRHRHFSYSQLSQRFVPEADSQIVVPPGLEDDPELREILAAAADASRATYTELLAKLEAKFAGASPGEKLGVLRRKQARQAARAVLPNATETRIVVTGNYRAWRHFVAMRASEHADVEIRRLAIECLRQLIEVAPAVFADFEISTLADGTEVATSPLATEA, from the coding sequence GTGGCCGAGACGGCGCCGCTGCGCGTGCAACTGATCGCCAAGACCGAGTTCTTGGCTCCACCGGACGTGCCGTGGACCACCGATGCCGACGGCGGGCCGGCGCTGGTCGAGTTCGCCGGCCGGGCCTGCTACCAGAGCTGGTCGAAACCCAACCCCAAGACCGCGACCAATGCCGGCTACATCAAACACATCATCGACGTCGGCCACTTCTCGGTGCTCGAGCACGCGAATGTGTCGTTCTACATCACCGGCATTTCGCGGTCGTTGACTCATGAGCTGATCCGGCACCGGCACTTCTCCTATTCGCAGCTCTCGCAGCGCTTCGTGCCGGAGGCGGACTCGCAGATCGTCGTGCCGCCGGGCCTGGAGGACGACCCCGAACTGCGGGAGATCCTGGCCGCGGCCGCCGACGCCAGCCGCGCCACCTACACCGAACTGCTGGCCAAGCTCGAAGCCAAGTTCGCCGGGGCGTCGCCCGGTGAAAAATTGGGCGTGCTGCGGCGCAAGCAAGCCCGGCAGGCGGCCCGCGCCGTGCTACCGAACGCCACCGAAACCCGCATCGTCGTCACCGGGAACTACCGCGCCTGGCGGCACTTCGTCGCGATGCGCGCCAGCGAGCATGCCGACGTGGAAATCCGGCGGCTGGCCATCGAATGCCTGCGTCAGCTCATCGAGGTAGCACCGGCGGTATTCGCCGATTTCGAGATCTCCACCCTGGCCGATGGGACCGAGGTCGCGACCAGCCCGCTAGCCACCGAAGCCTGA
- a CDS encoding ribonuclease J, whose product MNEDLSPPGPLTAGGLRVTALGGISEIGRNMTVFEHLGRLLIIDCGVMFPTHDEPGVDLILPDLRHIEDRLDDIEALVLTHAHEDHIGAIPFLLKLRPDIPVVGSKFTLAMVAAKCREHRIKPVFVEVKEGQSSRHGVFECEYFAVNHSIPDALAIAVYTGAGTVLHTGDIKLDQTPLDGRPTDLPGMSRLGDAGVDLFLCDSTNSEHPGVGPSETEVGPTLHRLIRGAEGRVIVACFASNVDRVQQIIDAAVALGRRVSFVGRSMVRNMSIARDLGFLRVDDSDLIDIGAAEMMAPERVVLVTTGTQGEPMAALSRMSRGEHRSITLTAGDLVVLSSSLIPGNEEAVYGVIDALSKIGARVVTNAQARVHVSGHAYAGELLFLYNGVRPRNVMPVHGTWRMLRANAKLAASTGVPEESILLAENGVSVDLVGGRASIAGAVPVGMMFVDGLVTGDVGDITLGERLILSEGFVAVTVVLTRGTGRAATTPHLYSRGFSEDPKALEPLVRKVSEELEALAAAHVTDPVRIAQGVRRTVGKWVGETYRRHPMIVPTVIEV is encoded by the coding sequence GTGAACGAAGACCTCAGCCCGCCAGGTCCGTTGACCGCAGGTGGGTTGCGGGTGACCGCGCTCGGTGGCATCAGCGAAATCGGCCGCAACATGACGGTTTTCGAGCACCTGGGCCGGCTGCTGATCATCGACTGTGGCGTGATGTTTCCCACGCACGACGAGCCCGGCGTCGACCTGATCCTGCCCGACCTGCGTCACATCGAAGACCGGCTCGACGACATCGAGGCGCTGGTCCTGACGCATGCGCACGAGGATCACATCGGGGCGATCCCGTTCCTGCTCAAGCTACGGCCCGACATCCCGGTGGTCGGCTCCAAGTTCACCCTGGCGATGGTCGCGGCCAAGTGCCGCGAGCACCGCATCAAGCCGGTTTTTGTCGAAGTCAAAGAGGGACAGAGCAGCCGCCACGGCGTGTTCGAATGCGAATACTTCGCCGTGAACCACTCCATCCCCGATGCCCTGGCCATAGCGGTGTACACCGGCGCGGGAACGGTTTTGCACACCGGCGACATCAAGCTCGACCAAACCCCACTCGACGGCCGGCCCACCGATCTACCCGGCATGTCGCGGCTCGGCGACGCCGGTGTGGACCTGTTCCTGTGCGACTCGACTAACTCCGAGCATCCCGGTGTCGGGCCGTCCGAGACCGAGGTGGGCCCGACCCTGCACCGGCTGATCCGCGGTGCCGAAGGTCGCGTGATCGTGGCCTGCTTCGCTTCCAATGTCGACCGGGTGCAGCAAATCATCGATGCCGCAGTGGCTTTGGGCCGGCGGGTGTCGTTCGTCGGGCGGTCCATGGTGCGCAACATGAGCATCGCCCGGGACTTGGGGTTCCTGCGAGTCGACGATTCCGACCTGATCGACATCGGGGCGGCCGAGATGATGGCGCCCGAGCGGGTGGTGCTGGTCACCACCGGCACCCAGGGCGAGCCGATGGCGGCCTTGTCGCGGATGTCGCGCGGCGAACACCGCAGTATCACGCTGACCGCGGGGGACCTGGTCGTGCTGTCGTCGTCGCTGATCCCCGGCAACGAGGAGGCCGTCTACGGCGTCATCGATGCGCTGTCCAAGATCGGTGCCCGGGTGGTCACCAATGCCCAAGCCCGGGTGCATGTTTCGGGCCACGCCTACGCCGGCGAGCTGCTCTTCCTGTACAACGGCGTGCGGCCCCGCAATGTGATGCCGGTGCACGGCACCTGGCGCATGCTGCGGGCCAATGCCAAGCTGGCCGCCAGCACCGGGGTGCCGGAGGAGTCAATCCTGTTGGCCGAGAACGGTGTCAGCGTTGATCTGGTCGGCGGCAGGGCATCGATCGCCGGCGCGGTGCCGGTCGGCATGATGTTCGTCGACGGGCTGGTCACCGGCGATGTCGGCGATATCACGCTGGGCGAGCGGCTTATCCTGTCCGAGGGGTTTGTCGCGGTGACGGTGGTGCTCACTCGCGGCACCGGACGTGCGGCGACGACGCCGCACCTGTACTCGCGCGGGTTCTCCGAGGATCCCAAGGCGCTCGAGCCCCTGGTACGCAAGGTCTCCGAAGAACTCGAAGCGCTGGCCGCCGCCCACGTGACCGACCCGGTCCGGATCGCTCAGGGCGTACGGCGCACCGTCGGCAAATGGGTGGGCGAAACCTATCGCCGACACCCGATGATCGTGCCGACCGTGATCGAAGTGTGA
- a CDS encoding restriction endonuclease subunit S codes for MLTATLGQYLDFRTGSGSPARVPDGRIPVYGANGAIGYAAQPNASGPLIVLGRVGSYCGSVRYCDSDVWVTDNALVCRAKEPAETRYWYYALQTCRLGDHRAGSGQPLLNQAILRDVSVRTVPGRQRQRIAALLGAFDDKVAANERVIAAAERLMLALVESVSEYVPLSSLAHRSTVVRGPERFDDVVAHFSLPAFDDGATPRRVDRATVKSGKLELTEPCVLFAKLNPRIPRIWNVVRLPAEMAVASTEFVVLKPDGVDTSALWAAVRQPGVSQRLQQQVAGTSTSHQRIAPRDLMDVAVHDVRRLTADAAQTIAGLGALCHARRSESLRLSAFRDALLPLLMSGKARIKQDPR; via the coding sequence GTGCTGACGGCGACGCTCGGCCAGTATCTCGACTTCCGCACCGGAAGCGGCTCGCCGGCGCGGGTGCCCGATGGGCGGATTCCCGTCTACGGCGCCAACGGCGCGATCGGTTATGCCGCGCAACCCAATGCGAGCGGCCCGCTGATCGTGCTCGGTCGCGTCGGATCCTATTGCGGCAGTGTGCGTTACTGCGATTCCGATGTGTGGGTCACCGACAACGCGCTGGTGTGCCGGGCCAAAGAGCCCGCGGAGACCCGCTATTGGTATTACGCGCTGCAAACCTGCAGGCTGGGCGATCACCGGGCCGGATCGGGGCAGCCCCTACTCAATCAGGCCATCCTGCGCGACGTATCGGTGCGGACCGTTCCCGGACGCCAGCGGCAGCGGATCGCCGCGCTGCTCGGCGCTTTCGACGACAAGGTCGCCGCGAACGAACGGGTGATCGCGGCCGCCGAGCGGCTGATGCTCGCCCTCGTCGAGTCGGTCTCCGAGTACGTGCCACTGTCGAGTCTGGCGCACCGGTCGACAGTGGTGCGCGGACCGGAGCGATTCGACGACGTCGTCGCGCATTTCAGTCTTCCGGCGTTCGACGACGGCGCCACACCCCGGCGCGTCGATCGCGCAACCGTGAAAAGCGGCAAGCTCGAGCTGACCGAACCGTGCGTGCTGTTCGCCAAGCTGAACCCGCGGATCCCGCGGATCTGGAATGTGGTGCGACTGCCCGCCGAAATGGCAGTGGCGAGTACGGAATTCGTCGTGCTCAAACCCGACGGTGTCGACACCTCGGCGCTGTGGGCCGCGGTACGGCAACCCGGCGTCTCGCAGCGACTGCAGCAGCAGGTCGCCGGAACCTCGACCAGCCACCAACGCATTGCGCCGCGAGACCTGATGGATGTCGCGGTGCACGACGTTCGGCGCCTGACCGCCGATGCGGCGCAGACGATCGCCGGTCTGGGTGCGCTGTGTCACGCGCGGCGCAGCGAATCCCTGCGGCTGTCGGCTTTCCGCGATGCCCTGCTGCCGTTGCTGATGTCGGGCAAGGCCCGGATCAAGCAAGACCCCCGCTAA
- a CDS encoding cell division protein DivIVA, which produces MITEPAMAFSRKFMGYDAASVDAHIEMLTTKQNLLLNDVESLRARLKDSGEEAAALRKEVALLTDTSPAPHAMQQRMAKMLARTVDEISEMQAEARAEAEALITAAEAEIEAEQRKHRQVLADLAAQQKAMEAQYRETKETLEAELAGMRDDAQQAREQLLADAKARVDRDREEARRAVDAASEQRIKVLEQLMGVYRDLETIPAALEAAYHDQKNPTQASAAVPEDEKLSAG; this is translated from the coding sequence GTGATCACCGAACCGGCAATGGCATTCAGCCGCAAGTTCATGGGCTATGACGCGGCCTCGGTCGACGCCCACATCGAGATGTTGACCACCAAGCAGAATCTGCTGCTCAACGACGTCGAGAGTCTGAGAGCCCGGCTGAAGGACTCCGGTGAGGAAGCGGCCGCGCTGCGCAAGGAGGTCGCCCTGCTCACCGATACCTCGCCCGCGCCCCACGCGATGCAGCAACGGATGGCAAAGATGCTGGCGCGCACCGTCGACGAGATTTCCGAGATGCAGGCCGAGGCGCGGGCCGAGGCGGAGGCGCTGATCACCGCGGCCGAAGCGGAAATCGAGGCCGAACAACGCAAGCACCGACAGGTGTTGGCGGATCTGGCCGCGCAGCAAAAGGCCATGGAGGCGCAGTATCGCGAAACCAAGGAAACGCTCGAGGCCGAACTGGCCGGCATGCGCGACGACGCCCAGCAGGCTCGTGAGCAGCTGCTCGCCGACGCCAAGGCGCGCGTCGACCGGGATCGCGAGGAGGCTCGCCGCGCGGTGGACGCCGCGAGCGAGCAACGGATCAAGGTCTTGGAACAACTGATGGGTGTCTATCGCGACCTGGAAACGATTCCGGCCGCTCTCGAGGCGGCGTACCACGACCAAAAGAATCCGACGCAGGCCAGTGCCGCGGTGCCGGAGGATGAGAAGCTCAGCGCGGGGTGA
- a CDS encoding dienelactone hydrolase family protein — translation MPNITDTITTADGTCTVQLFTPEGPDTQAPHPAVIMYPDAGGVRDTFQQMAAKLAGFGYAVLLPDVYYRNADWAPFDMASVFGDEQERKRLFSMIGSLTQDKVTSDARAYFDYLAARPEVSGERFGVCGYCMGGRISVTVAGRVPDRVAAAASFHGGGLVSDTADSPHLLAHRMNATIYVGGAENDASFTTDHAEQLDKALTAAGVRHTIEWYQAAHGFAVPDNAPYDAAAAERHWAAMTEVFGSALPR, via the coding sequence ATGCCGAACATTACCGACACCATCACCACCGCCGACGGGACCTGCACCGTCCAGCTATTCACCCCCGAAGGCCCGGACACCCAAGCCCCCCACCCCGCCGTGATCATGTACCCCGACGCCGGCGGCGTCCGCGATACCTTCCAGCAAATGGCGGCCAAACTGGCCGGATTCGGTTACGCGGTGCTGCTGCCGGACGTGTACTACCGCAACGCCGACTGGGCACCGTTCGACATGGCCAGCGTGTTCGGCGACGAACAGGAACGCAAGCGGCTGTTTTCGATGATCGGCAGCCTCACCCAGGACAAGGTCACCAGCGACGCCCGGGCGTACTTCGACTACCTGGCGGCGCGCCCCGAAGTGTCCGGCGAACGCTTCGGGGTGTGCGGCTACTGCATGGGTGGACGCATCTCGGTGACGGTGGCCGGCCGGGTTCCGGACCGCGTGGCCGCCGCGGCGTCCTTCCACGGCGGCGGCCTGGTATCCGACACCGCGGACAGCCCGCACCTGCTGGCTCACCGGATGAACGCCACGATCTACGTGGGCGGCGCCGAAAACGACGCGTCGTTCACCACCGACCACGCCGAACAGCTCGACAAGGCGCTGACGGCGGCCGGTGTGCGGCACACCATCGAGTGGTACCAGGCAGCTCACGGCTTCGCGGTGCCCGATAACGCCCCTTATGACGCGGCCGCCGCGGAGCGGCATTGGGCGGCGATGACGGAAGTCTTCGGTTCGGCCCTGCCGCGCTAG
- a CDS encoding winged helix-turn-helix domain-containing protein has translation MSIRRLTAAQARRIAVAAQGFTEPRPGGEITRAHLRRLISRIQVLQLDSVSVAVRAHYAPVFSRLGPYDRDVLDRAAWGPRSSRLLAEYWAHEAALMAVDDWPLLRWRMRQYRHGRWGTHIVKANPKLADKIVGAVGELGPSTAGQIEAHLEAETAGPRGSWWGSRSDTKWVAEALFASGVLTTATRVGFARHYDLVERVLPASVLARQVDDAEALRELCLRAATALGVGTEADIRDYFRLSAQQVKPAIAALVAAGEIERVDVDGWSAPAYLHARRSVPRLDRGTALLCPFDPLIFFRPRVERLFNFHYRIEIYTPAAKRQYGYYVWPLLVDGELMARVDLKADRAADTLRVVGAFGEPQAPRSRVAAALAGELGSMASWLGLGGFTVSGRGDLAAQLRTAAKRVS, from the coding sequence GTGTCGATCAGGAGGCTGACCGCTGCGCAGGCCCGGCGGATAGCCGTTGCGGCCCAAGGGTTTACCGAGCCGCGACCCGGCGGTGAGATCACCCGCGCCCACCTGCGCCGGCTGATCTCGAGAATTCAAGTGCTGCAACTGGATTCAGTCTCTGTGGCGGTGCGTGCCCACTATGCGCCGGTGTTCAGCCGGCTCGGCCCCTACGACCGCGACGTGCTGGACCGCGCCGCTTGGGGCCCCCGTTCGTCGCGGCTGCTGGCCGAGTACTGGGCGCACGAGGCCGCGCTGATGGCCGTCGACGACTGGCCGCTGCTGCGCTGGCGGATGCGCCAGTACCGGCACGGCCGATGGGGCACCCACATCGTCAAGGCCAATCCAAAGCTCGCCGACAAGATCGTCGGCGCCGTCGGCGAACTCGGGCCCAGCACCGCCGGACAGATCGAGGCCCATCTCGAGGCCGAAACGGCCGGCCCGCGAGGAAGCTGGTGGGGCAGCCGCAGCGACACCAAGTGGGTGGCCGAGGCGCTGTTCGCCTCCGGGGTGCTCACCACGGCCACCCGGGTCGGGTTCGCCCGCCACTACGACCTGGTGGAGCGGGTGCTGCCGGCCAGCGTGCTGGCCCGCCAGGTCGACGACGCCGAAGCCCTCCGCGAGCTCTGCTTGCGCGCGGCGACCGCGCTGGGCGTGGGCACCGAGGCCGACATCCGCGACTACTTCCGGCTGTCCGCGCAGCAGGTCAAACCCGCCATCGCGGCGCTGGTGGCGGCCGGCGAGATCGAGCGGGTGGACGTCGACGGCTGGTCGGCGCCCGCGTATCTGCATGCCCGGCGATCGGTGCCCCGGCTGGATCGCGGCACCGCGCTGCTATGTCCGTTCGACCCGCTGATCTTCTTCCGGCCCCGGGTCGAGCGGCTGTTCAATTTCCACTACCGCATCGAGATCTACACGCCGGCGGCCAAGCGCCAGTACGGCTACTACGTGTGGCCGCTGCTGGTGGACGGTGAGCTGATGGCGCGGGTCGACCTCAAGGCCGATCGCGCCGCCGACACGCTGCGGGTGGTGGGCGCGTTCGGCGAGCCGCAGGCGCCGCGCTCCCGGGTGGCCGCCGCGCTGGCCGGCGAGCTGGGTTCGATGGCGTCCTGGCTTGGCCTGGGCGGGTTTACCGTCTCGGGCCGCGGCGACTTGGCCGCGCAGTTGCGCACCGCCGCGAAGCGGGTTAGCTGA
- a CDS encoding thymidylate synthase has product MPIPTPYEDLLRLVLETGSAKSDRTGTGTRSLFGRQLRYDLSAGFPLLTTKKVHLKSVVYELLWFLRGDSNVSWLQEHGVTIWDEWASDTGDLGPIYGVQWRSWPTPSGEHIDQISAALELLRTDPNSRRNIVSAWNVGEIPQMALPPCHAFFQFYVADGRLSCQLYQRSADLFLGVPFNIASYALLTHMMAAQAGLSVGEFVWTGGDCHIYDNHLDQVRTQLSRDPRPYPELLLAQRDSIFDYTYDDVVVKNYDPHPAIKAPVAV; this is encoded by the coding sequence GTGCCGATCCCCACTCCCTACGAGGACTTACTGCGCCTGGTCCTCGAGACGGGTTCGGCCAAATCGGACCGCACCGGGACGGGAACCCGCAGCCTGTTCGGCCGGCAGTTGCGCTACGACCTGTCCGCCGGCTTCCCGTTGTTGACCACCAAGAAGGTCCACCTCAAATCGGTGGTCTACGAGTTGCTGTGGTTCCTGCGCGGCGACTCCAACGTCAGCTGGCTGCAGGAGCACGGCGTCACGATCTGGGACGAATGGGCAAGCGACACAGGCGATCTCGGCCCCATCTACGGCGTGCAGTGGCGATCCTGGCCGACCCCGTCGGGTGAGCACATCGATCAGATCAGCGCCGCGCTGGAATTGCTGCGCACCGACCCGAACTCCCGGCGCAACATCGTGTCGGCGTGGAACGTCGGCGAAATCCCGCAGATGGCGCTGCCGCCGTGCCACGCGTTCTTCCAGTTCTACGTGGCCGACGGGCGGCTGAGCTGCCAGCTCTACCAGCGCAGCGCGGACCTGTTTCTGGGTGTTCCGTTCAACATCGCCAGCTACGCGCTGCTCACCCACATGATGGCGGCCCAGGCGGGCTTGAGCGTCGGCGAGTTCGTCTGGACCGGCGGTGACTGCCACATCTACGACAACCACCTCGACCAGGTGCGGACCCAGCTCAGCCGCGATCCGCGACCGTACCCGGAACTCCTTTTGGCACAACGGGATTCGATCTTCGACTACACCTACGACGACGTCGTCGTCAAGAACTACGATCCGCACCCGGCGATCAAAGCTCCCGTCGCTGTATGA
- the dapA gene encoding 4-hydroxy-tetrahydrodipicolinate synthase, translating to MSSVGFDAPARLGTLLTAMVTPFAADGSLDTAAAARVANHLVDGGCDGLVVSGTTGESPTTTDEEKLELLRVVLEAVGDRARVIAGAGTYDTAHSIKLAKASAAEGAHGLLVVTPYYSRPPQSGLIAHFTAVADATELPVLLYDIPPRSVVPIEFDTIRALAAHPNIVGIKDAKADLHGGGQIIAETGLAYYSGDDALNLPWLAMGGIGFISVISHLAAGQLRELLSAFNSGDIATARKINVAVAPLCNAMGRLGGVTLSKAGLRLQGIDVGDPRLPQVPATPEQIDALAADMRAASVLR from the coding sequence GTGAGTTCCGTCGGATTCGATGCCCCCGCGCGTCTGGGCACCTTGCTGACCGCAATGGTGACGCCGTTCGCCGCCGATGGCTCGCTGGACACCGCCGCCGCGGCGCGGGTGGCAAACCACCTGGTGGACGGCGGCTGCGACGGCCTGGTCGTCTCGGGTACCACCGGCGAGTCGCCGACCACCACCGACGAAGAGAAGCTCGAGCTGCTGCGCGTCGTGCTGGAAGCCGTGGGCGATCGGGCCCGCGTCATCGCCGGCGCGGGCACCTACGACACCGCACACAGCATCAAGCTGGCCAAGGCATCCGCCGCCGAAGGTGCGCACGGTCTGCTCGTGGTCACGCCGTACTACTCGAGGCCGCCGCAGAGCGGGCTGATCGCACATTTCACCGCCGTCGCCGACGCGACCGAGCTGCCGGTGCTGCTGTATGACATCCCGCCGCGGTCGGTTGTTCCGATCGAATTCGACACCATCCGCGCGCTGGCGGCGCACCCGAACATCGTCGGGATCAAGGACGCCAAGGCCGATCTGCACGGCGGCGGCCAGATCATCGCCGAAACCGGATTGGCCTACTATTCCGGGGACGACGCGCTCAACCTGCCCTGGCTGGCGATGGGCGGGATCGGCTTCATCAGTGTGATCTCTCATCTGGCCGCTGGCCAGCTCCGAGAGTTGTTGTCCGCGTTCAATTCCGGCGACATCGCCACAGCCCGCAAGATCAACGTCGCGGTCGCTCCGCTGTGCAACGCGATGGGCCGGCTGGGCGGCGTCACGCTGTCCAAGGCGGGTCTGCGCCTGCAGGGCATTGACGTCGGCGATCCCCGGCTGCCGCAGGTACCCGCGACACCGGAGCAGATCGACGCGCTGGCCGCCGACATGCGCGCTGCCTCGGTACTCAGGTGA
- a CDS encoding dihydrofolate reductase yields the protein MTRADDDAERSDEEKRRCCQVGLVWAQSTSGVIGRNGDIPWHVPEDLARFKQVTVGHTVVMGRRTWDSLPAKVRPLPGRRNVVLSRQDDFTAPGAEVVDSLDTALTDPEAWVIGGAQVYHLALPRATRCEVTEIEIDLVLDDEDALAPMLDETWLGETGEWQVSRSGLRYRFHSYRRP from the coding sequence ATGACGCGCGCCGACGACGATGCAGAGCGGAGCGATGAGGAGAAGCGGCGCTGTTGCCAAGTGGGTCTGGTGTGGGCTCAGTCCACATCCGGTGTCATCGGCCGCAATGGCGACATCCCCTGGCATGTGCCCGAAGACCTGGCCCGCTTCAAGCAGGTGACGGTGGGCCACACCGTGGTCATGGGCCGGCGGACCTGGGACTCGTTGCCGGCCAAGGTGCGGCCGTTGCCCGGGCGCAGGAATGTCGTGCTGTCCCGCCAGGACGACTTCACCGCACCCGGTGCCGAAGTGGTTGACTCCCTGGATACCGCCCTGACCGACCCCGAAGCGTGGGTGATCGGCGGCGCCCAGGTCTACCACCTCGCGCTGCCGCGCGCCACCCGATGCGAGGTCACCGAGATCGAGATCGACCTGGTGCTCGACGACGAGGACGCGCTGGCCCCGATGCTCGACGAGACGTGGCTCGGCGAGACGGGGGAATGGCAGGTCAGCCGCTCTGGCCTGCGGTATCGGTTTCACAGCTATCGTCGACCCTGA
- a CDS encoding YbaB/EbfC family nucleoid-associated protein → MTAQIHPQVAEALQQAEQFQSILDDHLHRTDTDTFTATDETETVTVTLNAQLVLIDLSIEPGLLRLGAETVQERINDALRKAEAAATATNEAEEERLVASLAEITGSLSSILGVT, encoded by the coding sequence CTGCAGCAGGCAGAGCAATTTCAGTCGATTCTCGACGACCATCTGCATCGAACGGACACGGATACCTTCACGGCCACCGACGAAACTGAAACCGTCACCGTGACTCTGAATGCGCAGCTGGTGTTGATCGACCTCAGTATCGAGCCGGGCCTGCTCAGGCTGGGCGCCGAGACGGTCCAGGAGCGCATTAACGACGCGCTACGGAAAGCGGAGGCCGCGGCGACCGCGACCAACGAGGCCGAGGAAGAGCGTCTGGTCGCGTCGCTCGCCGAAATTACCGGCTCGCTGAGCAGCATCTTGGGCGTGACCTGA
- a CDS encoding type I restriction-modification system subunit M has product MATDKELKATLWKAADKLRGSLSAGQYKDVVLGLVFLQYANEAQWNMLAHNAEADNIGRLVDDAMGAMMAATPALAGLLPRIYEDLDQRRLGELVRLLDDARLRPQERPRDLMGEVYEYFLGNFARAEGKRGGEFFTPPSVVRLIVEVLEPAGGRVYDPCCGSGGMFVQTENFIAARDGDPQDVRIYGQEGVEQTWRMAKLNLAVHGIDNAGLARGDTFVEDLHAGICMDYVMANPPFNIKDWARDEHDPRWRFGVPAAGNANYAWIQHILAKLAPGGKAGVVMANGSMSSNALGEGDIRARIVDADLVSCMIALPAQLFRSTGIPVCLWFLATDKGDRSGQVLFIDARGLGYLVDRAERALSDEEVVRIGDTYHAWCGSKSAAAKGVGYQDIPGFCKSVSRDDIAAAGYLLTPGRYVGAPTAEEDAEPAEAKVARLTQDLLTALDESARLESVVRQQVRRLC; this is encoded by the coding sequence ATGGCGACCGACAAGGAACTCAAGGCCACGCTCTGGAAAGCGGCCGACAAGTTGCGCGGCTCCCTGTCGGCCGGCCAGTACAAGGACGTCGTGCTCGGGCTGGTGTTCCTTCAGTACGCCAACGAGGCGCAATGGAACATGTTGGCGCACAACGCGGAAGCCGACAACATCGGTCGGCTCGTCGACGATGCGATGGGCGCCATGATGGCGGCGACCCCGGCCCTGGCCGGACTGCTGCCGCGCATCTACGAAGACCTCGACCAGCGCCGGCTCGGTGAGCTGGTGCGTCTGCTCGACGACGCGCGACTGCGCCCGCAAGAGCGTCCGCGCGACCTGATGGGGGAGGTCTACGAGTACTTTCTCGGCAATTTCGCTCGGGCGGAGGGGAAACGGGGCGGCGAGTTCTTCACCCCGCCCAGTGTCGTGCGGCTGATCGTGGAGGTCCTGGAACCGGCGGGCGGCCGGGTGTACGACCCGTGCTGCGGCTCGGGCGGGATGTTCGTGCAGACCGAGAATTTCATCGCCGCCCGCGACGGCGACCCCCAAGATGTCCGCATCTACGGTCAGGAGGGCGTCGAGCAGACCTGGCGCATGGCGAAGCTGAATCTCGCCGTCCACGGCATCGACAACGCGGGCCTGGCCCGGGGCGACACGTTCGTCGAGGACCTGCACGCCGGCATTTGCATGGACTACGTGATGGCCAATCCACCGTTCAACATCAAGGATTGGGCCCGCGACGAACACGACCCCCGCTGGCGCTTCGGTGTTCCCGCCGCCGGCAACGCCAACTACGCCTGGATTCAGCACATCCTCGCCAAGCTGGCGCCGGGCGGCAAGGCCGGGGTGGTGATGGCCAACGGTTCGATGTCGTCGAACGCGCTCGGGGAGGGCGACATTCGCGCGCGGATCGTCGACGCGGACCTGGTGTCCTGCATGATCGCGCTGCCCGCGCAGTTGTTTCGCAGCACCGGAATTCCGGTGTGCCTGTGGTTTCTTGCGACGGACAAGGGAGACCGGTCCGGGCAGGTGTTGTTCATCGACGCCCGCGGGCTCGGCTATCTCGTCGACCGCGCGGAACGCGCACTCAGCGACGAGGAAGTCGTCCGGATCGGCGACACCTATCACGCCTGGTGCGGCTCGAAGTCGGCCGCCGCGAAGGGCGTTGGCTATCAGGATATTCCGGGGTTCTGCAAATCCGTATCGCGCGACGACATCGCCGCCGCCGGTTACCTGCTGACACCGGGACGCTATGTCGGTGCTCCCACCGCCGAGGAGGACGCGGAGCCGGCGGAGGCAAAGGTCGCCCGGCTGACCCAGGACTTGCTGACGGCGCTGGACGAATCCGCGCGGTTGGAATCGGTGGTGCGACAGCAGGTGCGTCGGTTGTGCTGA